One genomic window of Prosthecobacter algae includes the following:
- a CDS encoding HNH endonuclease signature motif containing protein, protein MSHDISARLRRLVVERASGLCEYCLIHQDDAHFSFQLDHIISGKHRGPSTASNLSLACLRCNVAKGTDVGAFAVVHVS, encoded by the coding sequence ATGAGCCATGACATCTCGGCCCGGCTGCGTCGTCTTGTCGTAGAGCGTGCTTCTGGACTTTGCGAATACTGTCTGATCCATCAAGACGACGCTCATTTTTCCTTTCAGTTAGACCATATCATCAGTGGAAAACACCGAGGTCCCTCCACTGCGTCGAATCTCTCACTCGCCTGTCTTCGCTGTAATGTTGCCAAGGGTACAGATGTTGGAGCGTTTGCGGTCGTCCACGTCAGCTAG
- a CDS encoding ATP-binding cassette domain-containing protein — protein MLEAFNVGLEVDAPPGSEQESVHLLREVSLRVPQGHLMAIVGPSGCGKTTLLKVIAGIQEQTEGDLKWEDRDLKEEEDLHPGELGYVPQFSVAHDLLTVEECIASSMALRTQLPGTDDFEPKLDHILNVTGLADLAERRVKVLSGGQKRRLGLALELVTNPCLLLCDEVTSGLDPKSETEITELLRVLARENKRRVVINVTHSLASLEAFDSVLVMYQGRLVYHGAPKLLTHYFTVEHAEEVYLRLTQRDAQEWHESWTKKRSYYEAMLFESKPAAEEAAQAETDPDAPHPLAPEELPSMMSQVFTLLHRRWTIFRRDRGQVGLHLAMLIGFPLLVVIFALDGIKPLKQLNQRQETDIVYEMQRQAQHQFDQLQAGGIVSGLIMLQVVLVTLMASNNAAREIAGERLILEREKLGGLSTLAYLISKVLFLGVFVLAQSVWMGVFVDMVVGGLPGDLMVKLMLLVLASAAMTSICLGISALSRTPEKATILSIYLVGFQLPLSGAVLTLPDWLEGAVNPFIAAFWAWSGSLRSMSDTAFYDAVKKVTDTSLVSPELAAFVLLAHVVIGLSMTYVGSKGSQWE, from the coding sequence ATGCTCGAAGCTTTCAATGTCGGTCTTGAAGTGGACGCGCCTCCCGGCTCGGAGCAGGAGAGTGTGCACCTGCTGCGGGAAGTGAGCCTGCGCGTCCCCCAGGGCCATCTGATGGCCATCGTGGGCCCTTCGGGCTGCGGCAAGACCACGCTGCTGAAAGTCATCGCGGGCATCCAGGAACAGACGGAAGGGGACCTCAAGTGGGAGGATCGCGATCTGAAGGAAGAGGAGGATCTGCACCCCGGCGAGCTGGGCTACGTGCCCCAGTTCAGCGTGGCGCATGATTTGCTGACTGTGGAGGAATGCATCGCCAGCAGCATGGCCCTGCGCACGCAACTGCCTGGCACCGACGACTTCGAACCCAAGCTGGACCACATCCTCAACGTCACCGGTCTGGCTGATCTGGCCGAGCGCCGAGTGAAGGTGCTGTCGGGCGGGCAAAAGCGCCGACTCGGATTGGCACTGGAATTAGTGACCAATCCCTGCCTGCTGCTGTGTGATGAAGTGACCAGTGGCCTGGACCCGAAGTCCGAGACGGAGATCACCGAACTGCTGCGGGTGCTGGCCCGGGAAAACAAGCGCCGGGTGGTCATCAATGTCACCCACAGTCTCGCCAGTCTGGAGGCCTTCGACAGCGTGCTCGTCATGTATCAGGGACGGTTGGTATATCACGGAGCTCCCAAGCTGCTGACACACTACTTCACTGTCGAGCATGCCGAAGAGGTCTATCTTCGCCTCACGCAGCGGGATGCTCAGGAATGGCACGAGTCCTGGACCAAGAAGCGCAGCTACTACGAGGCGATGCTGTTTGAGTCAAAACCGGCGGCTGAAGAGGCTGCGCAGGCAGAGACCGACCCCGATGCCCCGCACCCTCTGGCACCGGAAGAGCTGCCCAGCATGATGAGCCAGGTCTTCACCCTGCTGCATCGGCGCTGGACCATCTTTCGCCGCGACCGGGGTCAAGTGGGCCTGCATCTGGCCATGCTCATCGGCTTTCCGCTGCTGGTGGTCATCTTTGCGCTGGATGGTATCAAGCCGCTGAAGCAGCTCAACCAGCGCCAGGAGACAGACATCGTCTATGAGATGCAGCGGCAGGCGCAGCATCAGTTCGATCAATTGCAGGCCGGCGGCATCGTTAGCGGGCTCATCATGCTGCAGGTCGTACTGGTCACGCTCATGGCTAGCAACAATGCCGCGCGAGAAATTGCGGGTGAACGGCTCATTTTGGAACGCGAGAAGTTAGGCGGCCTCAGCACCCTGGCCTACCTCATCAGCAAGGTGCTTTTCCTCGGCGTCTTTGTCCTCGCGCAGAGTGTGTGGATGGGGGTGTTTGTGGACATGGTGGTAGGCGGGCTGCCCGGAGATCTGATGGTGAAGCTCATGCTCCTGGTGCTGGCATCTGCGGCGATGACGAGCATCTGCCTGGGCATCAGTGCCCTGAGCCGGACTCCAGAAAAGGCCACCATCCTCAGCATCTATCTCGTCGGTTTCCAACTGCCCCTTTCCGGGGCGGTGTTGACGCTGCCCGATTGGCTGGAGGGGGCTGTAAACCCCTTCATCGCTGCTTTCTGGGCTTGGTCCGGCAGCCTGCGCAGCATGAGCGACACCGCCTTTTACGACGCGGTGAAAAAGGTCACCGATACCTCCCTCGTCTCCCCTGAACTCGCCGCTTTCGTGCTCCTCGCCCACGTCGTCATCGGCCTCAGCATGACCTACGTGGGCAGCAAGGGCAGCCAGTGGGAGTGA